In the Arachis ipaensis cultivar K30076 chromosome B10, Araip1.1, whole genome shotgun sequence genome, one interval contains:
- the LOC107621028 gene encoding uncharacterized protein LOC107621028, which produces MTTRRRDIFTSVSSIRFDLDLGRYLGVNLNHSRTSRASFHSVIEKVRGRLANWKGRLLNKAGRLCLINSVAASIPVYHMQDKHWVALLRAKYLKNEGVLDGPVPCNASHIWKSISKAFGALKDAFSWCVGSLDQSFWFDNWSIEGPIAQDVPFVYISDSDLTIRDVWKDGQWNLHDIFSIIPEDVKQRLNAYNSDLNAGQSSDVPFAHISDSDLTIRDVWKDGQWNLHDIFSIIPEDVKQRLNAYNSDLNAGQSSGWSWSVASSRLYSARSGYSWLAKRKFDWNEHDNWLWVWRLHIPEKYKFLIWLSLHNAIPMAEFRLSRGLDLSSTCHRCQNGSESILHCLRECPSAKEVWNLLGLYSDNSNLHDWLYRGARSGDVFLFFSSIWWIWKSKNHDLFNIDDSWSASKVVSLIRSSVREFHSIFAMHQSLSHPSLYLHWVPLPVHSVELNCDASWFASFDYAGFGCIIRNPDGCWLKGCTGKVEVCSVFFAELYAIWRGLLLAWESGFHEVICETNCLEALFLVNQRMLGKDIPEWDLAKHIQEHYHLRKRTRNSYLISVLKPPHSDISI; this is translated from the exons atgaCTACtcgtagaagagatatttttactagtgtttctTCAATACGTTTTGATTTGGACTTAGGAAGATATCTTGGAgttaaccttaatcattcccGTACCAGTAGGGCTTCTTTTCATTCGGTGATTGAAAAGGTGAGGGGAAGATTAGCTAATTGGAAAGGAAGGCTTCTAAATAAAGCAGGGAGACTTTGCCTGATCAATTCTGTTGCAGCATCCATTCCTGTCTATCATATGCAG GACAAGCATTGGGTTGCTCTATTGAGGGCGAAGTATCTGAAGAATGAGGGAGTTTTAGATGGCCCTGTCCCTTGCAATGCTTCTCATATTTGGAAGAGTATCTCAAAGGCTTTTGGTGCTCTTAAGGATGCCTTCTCTTGGTGCGTTGGTTCACTTGATCAATCTTTTTGGTTTGACAATTGGAGTATTGAGGGCCCAATTGCTCAAGATGTTCCTTTTGTATATATATCTGACTCTGATTTAACTATTAGAGATGTTTGGAAAGATGGTCAATGGAATCTCCATGATATTTTCTCTATCATTCCAGAAGATGTCAAACAGCGTTTGAATGCTTATAATTCGGATTTGAATGCTGGACAGAGTTCGG ATGTTCCTTTTGCACATATATCTGACTCTGATTTAACTATTAGAGACGTTTGGAAAGATGGTCAATGGAATCTCCATGATATTTTCTCTATCATTCCAGAAGATGTCAAACAGCGTTTGAATGCTTATAATTCGGATTTGAATGCTGGACAGAGTTCGGGTTGGTCGTGGAGTGTGGCATCTTCTAGACTCTACTCAGCTAGGAGTGGGTACAGCTGGCTAGCCAAAAGAAAGTTTGACTGGAATGAGCATGATAATTGGTTGTGGGTATGGCGACTGCATATTCCTGAGAAGTACAAGTTCCTGATTTGGCTCAGTCTTCATAATGCTATTCCTATGGCAGAGTTTCGTTTGAGTCGTGGTTTAGATTTATCTAGCACCTGTCATCGGTGTCAGAATGGTTCTGAATCCATTCTTCATTGTCTTCGGGAGTGCCCTAGTGCCAAGGAGGTCTGGAACCTTTTAGGCCTGTATTCAGATAACTCGAATTTACATGATTGGCTCTACAGAGGTGCAAGGAGTGgagatgtttttcttttcttttcgagcATCTGGTGGATTTGGAAAAGCAAGAATCATGACTTATTTAATATAGATGATTCATGGAGTGCCAGTAAAGTGGTGAGTTTGATTCGTAGTTCAGTAAGGGAGTTTCACAGTATTTTTGCTATGCATCAATCTCTGTCTCATCCTTCACTTTATTTGCATTGGGTTCCACTTCCAGTTCATTCTGTTGaattgaattgtgatgctagttggtTTGCTTCTTTTGACTATGCTGGTTTTGGTTGTATCATTCGCAATCCTGATGGATGTTGGTTGAAAGGTTGCACTGGGAAAGTCGAAGTGTGCAGTGTTTTTTTTGCTGAATTGTATGCAATTTGGAGAGGTTTACTTCTTGCTTGGGAGAGTGGATTTCATGAGGTTATTTGTGAAACAAACTGTTTAGAAGCTCTTTTCTTGGTAAACCAAAGAATGCTTGGTAAGGATATTCCGGAATGGGATTTGGCAAAGCATATACAGGAG CACTACCATCTTCGTAAGAGAACACGAAATTCTTATCTTATTTCCGTGTTGAAACCACCACATTCTGATATCTCAATTTGA
- the LOC107623618 gene encoding ribonuclease P protein subunit p25-like protein, whose amino-acid sequence MDRYQRVEKPKADSPINENEIRITTQGRMRNYITYATTLLQEKGSEEIVLKAMGRAINKTVMIAELIKRRIVGLHQNTQIGSTDITDTWEPLEEGLLPLETTRHVSMITITLSKKELDTSSTGYQVPLPADQVKPLNEYEEEGEGSPRMRGRGRGRGRGRGRGMYNGGMEYGDGWDGGRGYGGRGRGRGRGRSFRGRGRGYGAQPVGYYDYGEYDAPPPAPRGRGRGRGRGRGRGRNIRDGAGRGAAA is encoded by the exons ATGGATAGGTATCAGAGGGTGGAGAAGCCCAAGGCAGATAGCCCTATCAACGAGAACGAGATACGCATCACTACACAAGGCAGGATGAGGAACTACATCACCTACGCCACCACTCTCCTTCAG GAGAAAGGATCTGAGGAAATTGTTCTTAAAGCAATGGGACGTGCTATCAATAAGACTGTGATGATTGCTGAGCtgatcaag AGAAGGATTGTAGGTCTGCATCAGAACACACAAATCGGATCAACTGATATAACTGACACATGGGAGCCACTAGAAGAAGGCCTTCTTCC TTTGGAGACTACTCGTCATGTTTCAATGATCACAATTACTTTGTCAAAGAAAGAATTGGATACATCCTCGACAGG GTACCAAGTTCCTCTTCCAGCTGATCAAGTAAAACCTCTAAATGAATATGAAGAGGAAGGAG AAGGCTCACCAAGGATGCGAGGAAGAGGTCGAGGTCGTGGAAGGGGCAGGGGCAGAG GAATGTACAATGGGGGTATGGAATATGGTGATGGTTGGGATGGTGGGCGAGGATATGGTGGCAGAGGGCGTGGCCGTGGAAGGGGTCGTAGTTTCCGGGGACGAGGACGTGGCTATGGTGCCCAGCCAGTTGGGTACTACGACTATGGTGAATATGATGCACCACCACCTGCTCCACGTG GCCGTGGACGTGGAAGGGGAAGAGGCCGTGGACGTGGTCGTAATATTAGAGATGGAGCAGGCCGGGGAGCAGCTGCTTGA